Below is a genomic region from Catenuloplanes atrovinosus.
CGGTCATCGCCGCGTCGCGTATGTGCTCAGTGAGCATGTGTGTTCTCCCCGTGAACGCTGAGCCGCACGGTAGCAGGCATGGGCCACAGGATCTTGGGGCAATATCGTAGGTATGACGGATGATCTGGCCGACCGCCTGCGTGAGGTGCTGGACGGGCGGTGGGCGCACCTGCGCCGCGCCGCGCGGCAGAAGCTGGACAGCCGATTCGTGACCGTGCCGGGCGAGACCGGTGACCAGGCGCGCGAGCGGATCAGCCGGCTGGTGCGCGAGATCCCGCCGGAGGTGGGCGTCACCGCGGGCTTCCCGGCCGAGTTCGGCGGGGCGGACGACCCGGGCGGCTCCATGGTGGCCACCGAGACGCTCGCCCAGGTGGACCTGTCCCTGATGGTCAAGGCCGGCGTGCAGTGGGGACTGTTCGGCGGCGCGGTCTACGCGCTCGGCACCCGGCGGCACCACGAGGCCTGGCTGCCCGGCATCATCGCCGGCGACGTCATGGGCTGCTTCGCGATGACCGAGACCGGGCACGGCTCGGACGTGCAGCGGCTGCGCACCACCGCGGTCTACCACCCGGAGACCGAGACGTTCGACCTGCACACGCCGTACGAGGCGGCGCGCAAGGACTACATCGGCAACGCGGCCCGGGACGGCCGGATGGCGGTCGTCTTCGCCCAGCTCATCGTGGGCGAGCGGCGGCACGGCGTGCACGCGTTCCTGGTCCCGATCCGCGACGACCGGGGCAGGCCGATGCCGGGCGTCACGATCGGCGACGCCGGCGCCAAGGCGGGCCTGCTCGGCGTGGACAACGGCCGGATCGCGTTCCACCACGTCACCGTGGACCGCGAGATGCTGCTCGACCGGTACGGACAGGTCGCGCCGGACGGCACGTACACCAGCTCGATCGCCAACGACACGCGCCGGTTCTTCACCATGCTCGGCACGCTCGTGCGTGGCCGGGTCAGCGTCGGCGGCTCCGCCTCCGCGGCCGCCAAGAGCGCCCTGACCATCGCGGTACGGTACGGCGAGTCCCGGCGGCAGTTCACCGCCCCGGACTCCGAGCGCGAGGTCGTGCTCAACGACTACCTGGCGCACCGCCGCAAGCTGCTCACCGCGTTGGCCCGCAGCTACGCGCTGTCGTTCGCGCAGGAGAAGCTGGTCCGCGACCTGTCCGACGCGCTGGCCGGCGGCGAGATCGAGGACCGCCGGCAGCGGGAACTGGAATCCCGCGCGGCCGGGCTGAAGGCCGTGCAGACGTGGAACGCGACCCGCACCATCCAGCTGTGCCGGGAGGCGTGCGGCGGCGCCGGCTACCTTGCGGAGAACCGGCTGCCCGGGCTCAAGGCCGACACGGACGTCTTCACCACGTTCGAGGGCGACAACACGGTGCTGCTGCAGTTGGTCGGCAAGGGCCTGCTCACCGGCTACCGTGACGCGTTCGGGTCGCTGGACGGCTGGGGCCGGGCCGCGTTCGCCGCCGAGCAGGTCCGCGAGATGGTCCTCGAACGCACCGCGGCCCGCTCGCTGATCACCCGGCTGGTCGACGCGGTGCCGAAGCGCGGCGACAGCGTCGGGCTGACCGAGCGCGGCTGGCACCTGAGCATGTTCGAGGAGCGGGAGAAGCACCTGCTGGAGGGCGCGGTCCGGCGGCTGCGCCGCGGCGCGGAGACCAAGCGCGACCGGCCGTTCGACATCTTCAACGACGTCCAGGACCACGTGCTCGCCGCGGCGTCCGCGCACGTCGACCGGGTGGTGCTGGAGGCGTTCGTGGCCGGCGTCGAGGAGGTTGCCGACGCGCCGGTGAAGGCCCTGCTGGACAAGGTCTGCGACCTCTACGCGCTGAGCACGATCGAGGCGGACAAGGGCTGGTTCATGGAGCACGAGCGGCTCACCCCGGCGCGCGCCAAGGCCGTCACCGCGGCCGTGAACGACCTGCTCACCGAGCTGCGGCCGCGGATGCGCACGCTGGTGGACGGATTCGGCGTACCGGACGCGTGGCTGAACGCCGCGATCCTGCGCGAGGAGGCGGACCGGCAGGCCGTCATGTCCTCGGCGGACCACGCCGCGGCCGGCGAGGAGATCGTGCCGATCGGCTGAGGTGACCTGGATCACAGGGCGCCGTGAACCGCGGGCGGGGCGCGCGGCGATCTACCGGGTGTGGGAGCGGACGAGGCCGGCGACGAGGCGCGGCTGCTGCGGCGGATCGCGCGGGCGGACCTGGCCGCGTTCGACGAGTTGTACCGGCGCACGTCGCCGTGGCTGTACCTGCGGCTGCGGCGGCGCTGCGCGGACGAGGGCCTGGTCGCCGAGGTGCTCCAGGACACGTACCTGACGGTCTGGCGCGCGGCCGGCTCGTTCGCGGCGGTGCGGCCGGACAGCGGCGGCGCGACCGGCTGGCTGTGGACCATCGCGGCCCGGCGGCTGGTCGACGCGCTGCGGCGCCAGGCGCGCCGGCCGGAGACACCCGCGGAGACGCTGCCGGTCACGGTGGTGCCCGGCGCGGACGAGGAGGCGCTGGCCGGCACGGTCGGTGACGAGCTCGGCGCCGCGCTGGCCGACCTCGCACCGGAACTGCGCGCGGTGCTGCGCGCCATGGTGCTCGACGGGCTCACCGTCCGCGAGACGTCCGTGCTGCTCGGGCTGCCGGAGGGCACGGTCAAGAGCCGCGCCCGCCGGGCCCGGATCGCGCTGCGGGAGGCGCTGTCATGACCCACGTGTCACCCGCGGCGCTGGCCGCGTACGCCGCCGGCGATCCCGGACTCGACGACGTGACCGCCTGGGGCGTGGAGGCGCACCTGGACGCGTGCGCGCGATGCCGTGCCCGGCTGCCGGTGCCGGAACTGCTCGACCGCGTCCGTACCGGCCTGCTCGACCGGGCGGCCGCCGGACCCGGGCCGGCGCCGGTGCCGGGCCGGTGGCGGCGGTGGACCGGCTGGTCGGCGGCCGGCTGGGCGGTGACCGCCGTGATCGCGGTGCTGGCCGCGTTCCTGCTGGACCGGGCCTACCCGCAGTATCCGTCCGCGGTGCTGCTGGTGGCGCCGGTCGCGCCGCTGAGCGGCCTGGCGGTGGCCTGGTCCCGGCGCACCGACCCGGCGTGGGAGACGCTCGCCGGCACCGCGCGGGCCGGGCTGGAGCTGGTGCTGCGCCGTACCCTCGTGGTGCTCGCGGCCACGCTGCCCGCGCTCACCGCGGCCGGGCTGGTGCTCGGCGAGTCTCCCGCGCTGTGGCTGCTGCCCGCGCTCACTCTGACCTCCGCGGCGCTCTGGCTCGGCGGCCGGATCGGCGTCGCCGCCGCGTCCGTGGTGCTGGCCGCGCTGTGGACGGCCGCCGCGGTGGTACCGGCCGTGGTCACCGCGACCGATCCGCCACTGATCCGCGCGGCCGGCGTGCCCGGCTGGGCCGTCGCCGCGATCGTCTGCACCGTCCTGGCGCTGCTGCGCGCCGACGGCTTTCGGCGCCTGCGCAGCTGGCGCTGACCCCCTTTCCGATTCCCGTAGGGAGACACCATGCGCGCGATCAGCGCGGAAGAGGTGCGGCCGCGGCTGCACGCCTGGGATGTGGAGGCACACGGCCTGCACGTCCGGGCCGGCCGGCACCTGGCCGTGGCCGGGCTCGACC
It encodes:
- a CDS encoding acyl-CoA dehydrogenase family protein — its product is MTDDLADRLREVLDGRWAHLRRAARQKLDSRFVTVPGETGDQARERISRLVREIPPEVGVTAGFPAEFGGADDPGGSMVATETLAQVDLSLMVKAGVQWGLFGGAVYALGTRRHHEAWLPGIIAGDVMGCFAMTETGHGSDVQRLRTTAVYHPETETFDLHTPYEAARKDYIGNAARDGRMAVVFAQLIVGERRHGVHAFLVPIRDDRGRPMPGVTIGDAGAKAGLLGVDNGRIAFHHVTVDREMLLDRYGQVAPDGTYTSSIANDTRRFFTMLGTLVRGRVSVGGSASAAAKSALTIAVRYGESRRQFTAPDSEREVVLNDYLAHRRKLLTALARSYALSFAQEKLVRDLSDALAGGEIEDRRQRELESRAAGLKAVQTWNATRTIQLCREACGGAGYLAENRLPGLKADTDVFTTFEGDNTVLLQLVGKGLLTGYRDAFGSLDGWGRAAFAAEQVREMVLERTAARSLITRLVDAVPKRGDSVGLTERGWHLSMFEEREKHLLEGAVRRLRRGAETKRDRPFDIFNDVQDHVLAAASAHVDRVVLEAFVAGVEEVADAPVKALLDKVCDLYALSTIEADKGWFMEHERLTPARAKAVTAAVNDLLTELRPRMRTLVDGFGVPDAWLNAAILREEADRQAVMSSADHAAAGEEIVPIG
- a CDS encoding zf-HC2 domain-containing protein, with protein sequence MTHVSPAALAAYAAGDPGLDDVTAWGVEAHLDACARCRARLPVPELLDRVRTGLLDRAAAGPGPAPVPGRWRRWTGWSAAGWAVTAVIAVLAAFLLDRAYPQYPSAVLLVAPVAPLSGLAVAWSRRTDPAWETLAGTARAGLELVLRRTLVVLAATLPALTAAGLVLGESPALWLLPALTLTSAALWLGGRIGVAAASVVLAALWTAAAVVPAVVTATDPPLIRAAGVPGWAVAAIVCTVLALLRADGFRRLRSWR
- a CDS encoding RNA polymerase sigma factor; its protein translation is MGADEAGDEARLLRRIARADLAAFDELYRRTSPWLYLRLRRRCADEGLVAEVLQDTYLTVWRAAGSFAAVRPDSGGATGWLWTIAARRLVDALRRQARRPETPAETLPVTVVPGADEEALAGTVGDELGAALADLAPELRAVLRAMVLDGLTVRETSVLLGLPEGTVKSRARRARIALREALS